Below is a window of Elusimicrobiota bacterium DNA.
GTTCTACTACTATGCTTATGTAATTGAAATTACCGCAATCAGCGGCACTGCCGGACTCCATTACTAACTTCATTACCTGAGTGCCGGCTGTTAAAGGGATTGATTGGGCTAATAATACATCGCTCCAACTGGTCCAACTGACAGTAGGAATTCGGACGGATTCTGTTTTACAGTATGCCGCTTCATTATGTTTCCCGAATTCAAGATGTAAAAGTCCGCCTAGTCCGCTGCCGCCACGCGCGCCTCGCAAGATTATCCTGTATTCGTTATTCTTTGGCACGTTTATTGTATATTCCAGCCACTCACCGGGTTTTGTCCAGCCTACATAATACCCGCCACCGGTATCTGTGCAATTACCCATATCTACATATTCTGTTGTCCTGTATGAACCACCTTGATTATCCCAGGTAGTATCATAATATGCTTCATTCTGGCCTGAACCGGCGGACATCATATCAAAATTCTCTGCCTCTATTTTTGTAGGTGTACTCGTACTGGAAGTTATCGACCATGGAACACCTGCAGGGTATGCCTGCTGGGTGCCGCCCCAGATATATCTTATTTTATCACCTGCTGTTGCGCCCGGTGTGGTGTCGTTCGGCCACATTGAGGCGAGCTGACCGAATCTGCCAAATGTGAATACACGGACAGAATGACCAACAGACTTTGCCCATTTAAGCTGGTCAAAAATTGCCTGGTTCCAACAGGTAGGACTGTTCCAATTTGGATACTGGACCTCACAAGCACTCAATAGAGTCGTCCATGTCAAAAATACGCTTGAAAAAACTTCAAGATTTGGAAGCCTTGACTGCCATACTGAAAAATTATTCTGAAAGTCCGAGAGAGTTTGATTGTTGTTTTGAATTTCATATGCATTGAATAATTTGTTCGCGTTTATGTAGGCAGTATCAATTCCGACTCCCCAAACCCCGGATTCAGAATTACTAGCGCAATTAAATGACCACACGAAGGTATTGGGCTGGTCAGTGGGTTTATATTGGGAAATTACATTTTTACACTTCGTGAAAAAACTATTAGTGAACGCTCGCCATGCGGCACCACCATCAGGTGGTATGCCGCCTGCGTGCGGCTCTTCCATTTCTATACCATCAAGAGTTGGATACCTTTGTAATAACCAAGCCAGGTCTGAAAGAAACAGGTTTTGTGCAGAAACACTGTTTTTAAAGGCATCACGATCGCCACCGGTATATTTATTCATGTTCATAAATAGATATGTTTTTATACCTTTTGAGTGAGCATAAACTATTCCGTCACCAATATAATCCGGCTCACCATTTTTTACACCAGCTATATAGGATGGAATTAAACCGGGTGAAATTGAATCTACGCCACAGTATGCTGCATAATCAATGTCGGAGTTTAATAGAGATAAATCACTCCAGTTATGTATTGCTCCTCTATTGAAACTTAGTGTTGCTGATAATGTTTTCGCTGTAATAATGCTTATTAATATCAGACCTGTAAATAATAAAAATAATTTAATGGGTTTAGTCATAAATTTATATCAATGTTTTAGGGTTATAGAGTTTGTAGAGTTCTAGAGTCGTAGACCCTAAAACACCATAACCCAATAGCTCTATAACTCTTCTCTTATTTTATTAATCATACTTATTTAATTAATCCTATCTTACCTGTCTTCTTGTTACCGGCAGCGTCTTCTACCTGATAAATATATATTCCTCTGCCTACTTTATCACCATCGTCATTTTTACCATCCCACTCGAGCCAGCCAAGATTACCAAAATCTATCTCTTTAAGTTCCCGGGCTAATCTTCCAGCTACACTATACAATCTCATGATGCTATTCATTGGTAAATTAATTATCTTTAGCTTACCTTGGATAGCTGTATCTGGATTATACGGGTTAGGATAGATTTTAATATTACTTAAATCCGCAGATACATAACTACCTAATATACGATATGTTGAAAAATGTTTCACCGTTGCAGTTACTGTCCTGTTTGTTTTATCTACTGTCTGAACGCCCGATGCTAAATCCCAATCTGTCCCGGTCCAGTAGTAGATTCTAAGTCCATCTTCGTTTAAAGTCCCTATATCCGATGCTGTATATGGTATAGTTATGTTAACTGCACGTGTAAATGTCTGGTTTTGAAGTATTGGCGCATTTTCAGCACCATATGTCAACTCACCAAAATCATAACATATCGGATTAACTGTGTTAACATATTTCATTGTGTTCTTTACTACTGGTGCTGCACTCGTCTTTATTGACGCAAGATACTTATTTGCGGACAGGACCCCTGTAGGTATTAGTATCTTTAGTCCATTAGTACCTCGTATTAAACCACCCTGGTAACCTACTAACTTTGATATATACATATCATTGAAATTTACCACTATCGGTGCTGTTACATCACCGGTTAGTTCTACAGTATTTATATCACTACGGAACGGGATTGAAACCTCTTTCTCACCTGCATCTGCCCCAATTAACGTTGAATCTGTTGTATCCAGGACACTACTCTTGTTGTTTTTTGTTGTAAGTGTTACTGTCCCTGTGTAATCGGTTGCTAAACTATTCTCATCTACATTGTAAACCTGCAACTTAAACTTCAAACTCGAAGATGCCGATGCGCCTACCTTGGTCGTGGTTGTCCCATCATCATAGTAATAAGTATATATTCTGTGTTTTATGTTATATGTCTTAAAACTATATTGTGCTGATTCTGCAAGGTTACTAGATGTATCCCGGCTGTAGACCTTGTAATAATAGGTTTTGTTTTTCAGTAATCCATTAATGGGGACACTGTGTAGTCTATTCATGTTGGTATCTAATGTCGTTAGAGTGCCTAATGCAGTTGTAGTTCCATATGCTACCTGCGAATCTGAGTTCTCATCGGTTGTCCATGTTAGGACTGCATTGTTTAGTTTTACTCCGGCACGGACATCGCTTATTACCGGTGGATTAGGATCATTAGATATTGTTGTAAAACTGTAATCTCCGGTTGTTGTTGTGTTGCCATTCATATCAACTGACACCATTCTGTAGTGATAGACTGTGTTCTCAGTAAGACCGCTTAGCGTAACACTGTGGGTGTATACACCACTGGTATCTGATAATGTTGTTGTGTTACTATACGGTAGTATTGTTCCATATTGTACCTGACTGTTCGCAGGTTCATTTGTTGTCCATGTTATCACTGTTCCACTGCCGGTTATGTTAGTTGGTATTACTGCACTTACTACCGGTGGTGTCGTATCGGGAGTTAGTCTTATTAATTTAACATAATTTAAATTACCATTACCAGCTGCACTGCCAGTTTCCATGACTAACTTCATTATCTGATTGCCTTGAGTAAGCGTTACTGAATCTGCAACTGTTACATCTGTCCATGTCTGCCATCCCCCTGTCGCCGGTACACTTACTGATGGTGTTGTTCTATATGGTACTGTGTTATGATCTCCGAATTCAAGATGTATGGGGTTTGCGCTTGATGTTCCATTTGCTCCTCTTAGTATTATTTTGTAATCAGCACTCTCATTAACATTTACACTGTATTCTAACCATTCGGTGGGTGCTGTATATTCCACATCGTATCCACTACCTGCATCGGTGCAATTCGCTATATCTACTGCTTCGGTTGTCCTGTATTTGTTGGGAGTGTTGCCAGGTGTTGTATCATTATATGTCTCACCAGACGCAGAACCAGTTGTTACCATATCGTAATTTTCTAATTCTATAGTTGTTATTCCTGTTATTATCTGCCACGGGTTCCCGTTGTTTCCATATGACTGTTGCGTTGAAATGTTTGTTATCACATATGCCACGCTATTTACAGAACTGTCTGTCATAGTATCTTTGAACGCACGTGCTCGGACTGTTGCACTTGCAGTTAATGTAAATGGTGCAGAATATAGCGTTGACGATAACGTCGGGTCTGTTCCATCTGTTGTATATCTTATTGGCGCTCCACTGGTTGCACAATCAAGAGTTACTATAACAGAGCCTGCGTAAGTTCCTGCACTCGGGCTGATTGTTGGTGTTGCTACGGTATTAGGTGTTTCAGCACTTATTCTTATTAATTTTATGTAATTAAAATTACCACAGCCAGTTGCTGCACTGGTCTCAAGAACTAACTTCATTATCTGGTTGCCTGCGGTAAGCGTTACGCTAGGTGAAAGTGTTACATCAGTCCATGTCCCCCATCCACCTGTTGGTGGTACGCTTACTGATGTTGTTTTAATATACGGTGCTACATTATGCTGACCAAATTCAAGGTGTACGGGACCTCCGTTACTTGTCAGACCACTGGCTCCCCTAAGTATTATTTTATAGTCGCCACCTTGATTAACATTTATACTGTATTCCAGCCACTCGCCAGGTTTTGTATATCCTATAAGATATCCACCATCAGTGTCAGTGCATGTCTGCAAATCTACATCTTCTGTTGTTCTAAGTGTATTTTTAGTGTCTGCTTGGCCATGTGTTGTATCATGATATGCTTCTCCTTCACCAATGCCGGTTGTTAGCATATCGTAATTTTCTGACTGTATTATTGTTTCACTTAACAAAGTACTTGATATCAACCACGGAGTACCTGCTGGAGTGTTTCCATATGACTGCTGGGGTGAAACAGAAGCGTCGGTTATTGTTACCATTTTTGGTGCTGACATCGCCGTAGTATTATTATTATCGGTTGCTTTCGCTGTTATACTATAACTCCCTG
It encodes the following:
- a CDS encoding carbohydrate-binding protein; its protein translation is MTKPIKLFLLFTGLILISIITAKTLSATLSFNRGAIHNWSDLSLLNSDIDYAAYCGVDSISPGLIPSYIAGVKNGEPDYIGDGIVYAHSKGIKTYLFMNMNKYTGGDRDAFKNSVSAQNLFLSDLAWLLQRYPTLDGIEMEEPHAGGIPPDGGAAWRAFTNSFFTKCKNVISQYKPTDQPNTFVWSFNCASNSESGVWGVGIDTAYINANKLFNAYEIQNNNQTLSDFQNNFSVWQSRLPNLEVFSSVFLTWTTLLSACEVQYPNWNSPTCWNQAIFDQLKWAKSVGHSVRVFTFGRFGQLASMWPNDTTPGATAGDKIRYIWGGTQQAYPAGVPWSITSSTSTPTKIEAENFDMMSAGSGQNEAYYDTTWDNQGGSYRTTEYVDMGNCTDTGGGYYVGWTKPGEWLEYTINVPKNNEYRIILRGARGGSGLGGLLHLEFGKHNEAAYCKTESVRIPTVSWTSWSDVLLAQSIPLTAGTQVMKLVMESGSAADCGNFNYISIVVE